The stretch of DNA TTGCAAAAATATGGCAGACAACAAGTACAGATCAGCAAATAAGGAAAGGAGGATCACAAAAAAAACACAAGGAAACTCAGAATGCAAGGAGGGTGTTATGAAACGAAAAAAGATGGAAAAGGAGGTCGTGCACCTTCTTGAATGGATTATCGAATATCCAGGAGTATGGCAGATTGTATGTAATCCAGATGGAAAGGAAACTTCGCCTGAATCCTTTAAGATGGCATATGATATGCTGGTCAAAAAATCTCTGTTTTATCTGATACCGGTATTGTTTGCAACACATCCGGGAGAAGAATCACTGGAGATGGCGAAAAATTTATGTACGGCTGACTCTGCTGCCCGCGAGATCCGAAAAAATGGTATGGGAGCATTAGTCAAATGTATGCGGGAACATCTGGAATGAAACTGGAAAACTTTATAAAGTTATGGGAGGACAATTATGAACAAATCAATCATGATGGGACGAGTAGTAAATGAGCCTGATTTACGCTACACACAGACAGAGAATGGAGAACTTGCCATCGCAAACTTTCGCTTGGCGGTAAACCGGAAATTTGTACGAAGAGGAGATCCGGAAGCAGATTTCTTCAGCTGTACGGCTTTTGGCCGAAAAGCAGAGTTCGCGGAAAAATATCTGTTTAAGGGGATTAAGATTCTGGTAGAAGGTCGTATGCAGAATGACAACTACAAGAATCGGGCTGGTGAAAATGTCTACGGCATGCGGCTTATGATTGAAGAGATTTCTTTTGCAGAAAGTAAGAAAGCTTTAGAATCTGGAAATGACGAACGGGAAGAACCGGAAAGAGAAACAAGGGCATCTTCTAATCGAAACTGTTCTGACCGTGCAGAAAACCAGCGTTCAGCTTCCAAAAGCACCAGAAGTGAAAGAGCAACAGAAATGGATGACCGCGACTATGACAGAGAACGTGAAGCTGGAAGGTACAGAAGCAATACCAGGGCAGGTGCATCAGATGACAGACGGAGATCAAATTCTGGAGGGACAAGATCCAGAGGAACTTCGGCAAGAAGCCGGGAGCGTAGTCAGGATATTGATGACCGGTACATGGAAACAGATGATGAAAAACTGGATTTTGACTGAGCAAATCATAGGAGAAAATGCTTATGATGGAGAAAATGAACAAATGGTTGTCTGCACATAAAAAGCTGTGCGTGATAACTGGAATTTTTGGTCTATTAGTATCACCATTTTTATGGCCGGTATTTCTGGCAGTGATTATACATTCCCTTTCACTGGTCATTCCGGTTGCAGCAGGACTGTTTTTCTATGAAAAATTTATTATGAAAAAGGACAAGGAGGAAACGAATGAGAATGATGATGACAACAAACAGCAAAAGAACCATGCAGATGCCCGTAAAGTACATGCAGATGCTGAAAAGACCGAGGATTTACCGAAAAATCATGAGAAGGGATCGGAAACGGTAAATTTCGATAATCAGGAGAAGCAGGCAAGATGCAGGGCACAGGCTGCCATATGGTACGAAAAGGAAGGCTTTGAGCGGATCCAGGCGATTCGGAAAACTCTGGAATCTGAAAATCGAAACCGTTTTTCAGTAAACAGGGAAGGAATCTGCAGTATTTCCATTGGAAAAAGGCATTTGGAACCGAACTTCCGACAAACGGAGGCCTGGATGTGGAACTGACGGGAGACTGGAAACCCACAAAATATGGAATGCAGTATAGTGTGAGCAATTTTTCAGTAACCATGCCAACCACAAAAGAAGGTATTCGGACTTATTTGTCGTCATCCCTGATCAAAGGGATCGGACCGGCAATGGCAGCCCGCATCGTAGAAACGTTTGGGGAAGACACACTGAATGTTTTTAATGACAGCCCGGAGAAACTTCTTCAGGTAAAAGGAATTACGCAGAAACGCTTAGATGATATTCTGGAAGGATATCAAAAAAGCAGTTCCATCCGGGAACTGATGATATATTTGTCCCCTTTTGGGGTGACTCCTGCAAAAGTTTCAAAAATACAGGAGAAATTTGGCCCTGCTGCAGTTATGATCGTGAAGGAGGAGCCTTTCCGGCTCTGTGAGGTTCATGGATTTGGATTTCTGACTGTTGACCAGATTGCAGTAAAGGCAAAACATTTCCGTGCAGACGATCCCCTTCGCATTAAGGCTGCTATTTTGCATTCAGCAGGTCATACCGGTGTGGTACTGCTTTGCCGTGAGATAAGCATACGAAAATCGGAAGAAAAAGGCATTGAGGGGAAATTGAGCTGGAATTGAGAAAAAAAATATATTGTGCTTACGTTCTTCATGTACTCTTGTTGTGATTTCATTGTTTTTTATCGTATAATATGGATACTGGAGGTGGTTTGGATGAAATACAAGATTTTAGTTGTCGATGATGATAAAGAATTGGTGAAAATGCTTTGTAGTTATTTTAATATGAAACAATATGAAACCATTACGGCTACAGATGGAATGGAAGCATTAAATAAAATAAAAATGAAACCGGATATTATTTTATTGGATATCAACATGCCACGTATGGATGGGATTGAAGTATGTCGTCTGATACGCAGTAAAGTGTTATGTCCGATTTTGTTTCTAACAGCAAGAGTTGATGAAGATGATAAAATTAATGGGTTGCTTTCGGGTGGGGATGATTATATTACGAAACCATTTAGTCTTCGGGAGTTGGAAGCAAGGATTGTCACAAACATAAAGAGAGAAGAAAGGCATCAACAAAAAACGGAATACCGTTTCATGGATGAAATGCTGATTGATTATTCTGAAAAAATAGTAGCTATAGCCGGACACAAGATGGAGTTCACAAAAATTGAATATCAGATTATTGAATTCTTATCCATGCATCCGGGGCAGGTGTTTGATAAAGAACGTATATATGCACAAGTCTGTGGATATGATGCGGAAGGGGACAGTAGAACGATAACGGAATTAGTACGGCGTATAAGGAAAAAAATAGCGGATTATTCAGAAAAAGAATACATAGAAACTGTATGGGGGATTGGATACCGATGGAAAAAATAAGAAACTTGTCACTGAAAAAAACAATTCTGCTTTATTTTGTGATCAGCTTAACGGTAGCATTTCTGTTATCTGGATTTACAGTTCATTTTGCAAGAAATATGCAGAATAAAATATGGGAAAAATATATTGATTATGCAGATTATACGGACGTGTTTCAGCAATATGGAAAGAAATACGAGATTGAGATATCAAGACCTAATCAATCGCAGATGAATCGTTTGGACTATCATCTTTCGGAAATGTGTGACTTTATGGAAACATATTCGGTACTGATTTTTTCGATTGTTGGGAGTGTTGCTGCGGTATTCTTTTTTTATAAAAATAAGTTAAAGACACCTCTACAGGAACTAAAAGATGCCTCGCAAATGATTGCAGATAATGAACTGGATTTTCATGTGTCCTATGAAAATAAAGATGAGATGGGAACTTTGTGTAAAGAATTTGAAATGATGCGAAGTGCTTTAGCAGATAACAACAGAAAGATGTGGCGAATGATTGATGACGAGAA from Blautia sp. SC05B48 encodes:
- the ssb gene encoding single-stranded DNA-binding protein, giving the protein MNKSIMMGRVVNEPDLRYTQTENGELAIANFRLAVNRKFVRRGDPEADFFSCTAFGRKAEFAEKYLFKGIKILVEGRMQNDNYKNRAGENVYGMRLMIEEISFAESKKALESGNDEREEPERETRASSNRNCSDRAENQRSASKSTRSERATEMDDRDYDREREAGRYRSNTRAGASDDRRRSNSGGTRSRGTSARSRERSQDIDDRYMETDDEKLDFD
- a CDS encoding helix-hairpin-helix domain-containing protein; the encoded protein is MELTGDWKPTKYGMQYSVSNFSVTMPTTKEGIRTYLSSSLIKGIGPAMAARIVETFGEDTLNVFNDSPEKLLQVKGITQKRLDDILEGYQKSSSIRELMIYLSPFGVTPAKVSKIQEKFGPAAVMIVKEEPFRLCEVHGFGFLTVDQIAVKAKHFRADDPLRIKAAILHSAGHTGVVLLCREISIRKSEEKGIEGKLSWN
- a CDS encoding response regulator transcription factor, yielding MKYKILVVDDDKELVKMLCSYFNMKQYETITATDGMEALNKIKMKPDIILLDINMPRMDGIEVCRLIRSKVLCPILFLTARVDEDDKINGLLSGGDDYITKPFSLRELEARIVTNIKREERHQQKTEYRFMDEMLIDYSEKIVAIAGHKMEFTKIEYQIIEFLSMHPGQVFDKERIYAQVCGYDAEGDSRTITELVRRIRKKIADYSEKEYIETVWGIGYRWKK